Genomic segment of Hydra vulgaris chromosome 11, alternate assembly HydraT2T_AEP:
ttcaatatgtataatattgaacatgttttattactttttatgaacttataatgtaaaaaaatgaacattaataatatttttaccttGTAGAGTAGTAACGCTTTCATTGTTTGCGTTTAAACCAACGTATGATGTCATAGCAGCCCAGGCTGCTGCTGTTGTTATACCTGACAGCGGTTCTGCCGCTAACACATACCATGGATTTGGCAACAAACCATAATAAAACAACCTCAAAGAATAGCACACTAAAGCTATATATAATACTCTTATATGTCCAACTCTTTCTATGAATTTTgcagagaaaaaataaacaaaaacctcTGCAACGCAGTTTACTATCGAAATTGTACTGAACAACATTTGAGTTCCTCCAATATCTTTTAAGtgccaaaataaaaaagtcttaatGATTGACATCACCACTCCAACATAGAAAGTTgttactatgaaaaaaaaatatacaggtttttttaataatttcaatccTTGAGATATTTTTTCAGTTCTACTAACAGAATTAGGCGAAGCATTGTTTTCTTCTTCAGTTTTAAAGTCAAGTTTCAGACCTATGAATAAGGCAATAAGTTGTAAACAAGTGAACGTGTAAAATGCAGGGTAATAACTGACTTCGTTGTTAATCCCTGGACATAACGATATTGTTGCTATAACAGATCCAACACCGAACGAGCTAACACCCCATCCCAAAGAACCCCAAAGTCTttgttttccatacttatgagtctcattttttttctttaacttacgAATTGTTGCTGTATCAACAATAGTTATTAAAGGACACGAAAAAATAGTTGCAATTATTGTGACTATCAATAAGTAGTGAAATAAtccatttaaattaaaatcagcgACATTATTAAGTTGGTAGTTTGTCTCTTCCGCAGAGCTGGCTTTGGCAGCAGCGCAAACGGTCCATGGCATTTTACTGAGATGAACTGACCACGAATCTTTTAACAACTCGTGAGTTTTCCCTTTGTCTACTGATGGAACTTTATCTAAGTTGGTTGAAATAAATTGATCGTCAGACTCAACCTCCTGGGATGATTccaaagagttaaaaaaattcaaagaaggcggaatttgaaaaaaagatgtCTCTGCTTCGACTGGATAAAAACTTTGATACAGGTCATAATGATCATTCTTTCTTAAAATAACTGAAGTGATGTTGTCCTTTTTTTGATGAGcgtgttttaaattatttgctgATGCATCTCgagaataaaaatttgtttgagtATCAGTATCAAAGTTACGACGGTGGACATGCTGATTATATGATGTGTGTGACGTagtattttgtttagttttacaTACGTGCGAATGAGGAGCAAAAGAGTATGCTAGATATCCACCAATGTATGCTAACAACGAGATGATATAAATCAGTTTGGTTCTCCGTGATTTATCTGCTAGATATCCCCACAGTGGAGAACACACGAAAGAAATAAAAGGTTTCAAGCCACTTACAATGCCAACTTGAGAAGGACTCAAACccagttgtttaaaaaacaaaaccaaGTAAGGTATTAATGTGCCGTTCGCACCAAAAAAGaataagtaaaataactttGGTGGAATTAGTTCGCGATTTATGctttgaaataatgtttttttttgttcttgctCTTCAGTTATTGTTTCAGTATTAGGCTGCGTTTCATGGTTTTCTTTCAaatcttcattttcttttaatggATCAGaagccattttaaaaacataaagaatCTATCAGTTTtgcttttcatatatttataattatttaactttttattttttatttttttaaattaattaaaaaattatagtaaaatttaaataatctacGGAATGCGTTATGGCTAATCATTCTGAAAACCATTAATAACATTGTATATGCGTTCAACCGGAACaacataaaatactttatttataagtttaaacgttttttttataaaaaaaagatcactAAAGTTAAGTGAATTAAATCGTaagaaacaaatgttcaaatatttaagttaactaatttaactttaagttaactattaactaataaagttattagAGAAATGGTATCCtcatacaaagaaaaaaatcataagaTATATAAtctcataaaacaaaaaaaaaaatctccataaaatactttttgtaaacaaaaatatgctgataaaatcaaacattttatttaaaacttgctATGAACAAAAAAGCAGTTAtagtttaaaagtgtttttaacgCCGCTTGTTTTGAGCacaaatttaacataaaagttttgaCGATTTAAAGTTGAAGTCGTGGTttattaattttggttttttc
This window contains:
- the LOC100214515 gene encoding major facilitator superfamily domain-containing protein 6, which gives rise to MASDPLKENEDLKENHETQPNTETITEEQEQKKTLFQSINRELIPPKLFYLFFFGANGTLIPYLVLFFKQLGLSPSQVGIVSGLKPFISFVCSPLWGYLADKSRRTKLIYIISLLAYIGGYLAYSFAPHSHVCKTKQNTTSHTSYNQHVHRRNFDTDTQTNFYSRDASANNLKHAHQKKDNITSVILRKNDHYDLYQSFYPVEAETSFFQIPPSLNFFNSLESSQEVESDDQFISTNLDKVPSVDKGKTHELLKDSWSVHLSKMPWTVCAAAKASSAEETNYQLNNVADFNLNGLFHYLLIVTIIATIFSCPLITIVDTATIRKLKKKNETHKYGKQRLWGSLGWGVSSFGVGSVIATISLCPGINNEVSYYPAFYTFTCLQLIALFIGLKLDFKTEEENNASPNSVSRTEKISQGLKLLKKPVYFFFIVTTFYVGVVMSIIKTFLFWHLKDIGGTQMLFSTISIVNCVAEVFVYFFSAKFIERVGHIRVLYIALVCYSLRLFYYGLLPNPWYVLAAEPLSGITTAAAWAAMTSYVGLNANNESVTTLQGILHGVHWGLGHGIGELIGGFMVSWVGAAMTFNIFGVLTILELLVFALINHLNSPKVENDSERTEVHYGVANSNDNEKGQ